Sequence from the Methanosarcina siciliae T4/M genome:
CAGGTGCCATATTTGTGTTGTAAAAAAGCTGTGCCCTTCCAGCATTATATTTATTGGAGAGTAAGAAATGAAATTCTTAGGGTCAAAAATATCTTGATTGAAGAGAATCCGGAAAAATAATATTTAAATCAGAAACTCATGAAAAATACTAATAAAATACTAATAAAATACTAATAAGAGACACAAAAAACTCATAAAAGAGACACAAAAAACTCATAAAAATCTAAGGAGAAAATACATGAGAAGCCGCTCCCCCCGAAGAAAAACGGCTTTTCAAAAGGAAAACGATTTTTTTGCTCAGGCTTTTTTATTAAAAACCTTTCCAAAACCGAAGCTTATTGCCAGTACTGCAATCGTGCCCACTGCAATCGCCAGGACTTCTCCGCTTTTTCCCATACCTTCAATTGCATAATCAGGCATAGGAGAACTTACTGCAGGTTCCATTTCTTCAATTGCGGACATTTTCGATTCTTCAACTATCCCTCCAGCCGCACTTTCCAGTCCGTCAGGGTCGGAAGATGCAAGAAAAGGAGCAAGAACTGAAAGCAAAAGCGCAATTGCAATTCCGGCGTAAAGGAATTTCATATTAGAGTTTCCGCTCATGCATGAGCCTCCTTCTTGGATTTCTCCGACTTTACAGTGAAATCGTCTTCAAGGAGATCGGGGCGGGATTTTGCAATCGCTGTGATTACAACTGCAGTTATCAGCCCTTCACCGACAAAACCAATTATCAGATGATAGGTTCCCATTGCAATGAGACCCGGAACAAGGGGGAAAGTCCCTGCAATCCACATCTGAACTGCGCAAACAATTGCCGAGATAAATAGCCCTAGCCACGCGCCTCCGAAGGCTGCAATGCTTGTGCCTGTAATCTTGCGAAGAGCAACATAGGTATAATATCCGACAAACCCGGAAATGATGCCCATGTTAAGGATATTTGCACCCATTGTAGTGATCCCGCCATCTCCGAAGGCAAAACCCTGTACAAGCAGCACGAGTGTGAGTACAAGTACACCAGCCAAGGGGCTTCCGAAGACGATGGCAACAAGGGTTGCTCCTACCATGTGTCCACTTGTCCCCATCCCTATGGGAATATTCATAGCCTGGATAGCAAAGATCCCTGCTGCAAGGGCGGCAAGAACGGGCACTTTCATTTCGTCAAGATCATTTTTTGCCCACTTCATTGACATTATTATAAATGGAAGGGCAATTATCCAATAGACAATTGCCTGGCTTAACGGCATAAAAGAATCAGGTATATGCATTTTCGTATTCCTCTATCTTCACCTTATTTTGATTATCTTCGTTTACACTGTGAACATTCCATTTCCCATGTTTTTCAGAATATTCATCATATAAAGATAAAAAACACCCAAAAGACCAAAATTTGTTAAGTGCTACCACGTTAACTAGCACCACTAGAAATTTATAATGACTCTTCCTAATGTCTATTTTTGAAGATATTTTTCAGAAGATTTTCTGATAATCCTAAATAATTCAGTATTACATATATACATTATGGTATTATTTTTTTTGATAATTTATTTAGAAAATCTTCTCATGTGTCGGGTTTTTTATTTTTCTATCGAATAAGTATCCTGGAATATTCCATCAAGCCGAATAGATATTCATCCCGGAAAAGTTGATGTTAATCCACATCAATCCCGTTTTATCACCTTTTTGATTCCCAATGAGTTATATACTACCTTTTTTATTCCCAATGGATTGCTTTTATAAGCAATTAAGTAATATATGCTCATCAGATTTCAATCTTTGGTAATATTTATTATTAAAAAAAGAATATTTGTGTATTACAATATTCTCATTATTACATGGAGGAATATTTATCGACTGTAAGGAAGTTATTGCCAATTACTGGAATTTCAGGTCTTCCACTTACACAAACGGAGTAAACGGTTTTGATGAGGAAGAGCGAACGATCTGGAAACAAAACTTTGAAAAATCCCTGGTTTCCGGCAAGCGTTTAAAAGTACTGGATGTGGGAACAGGCACAGGCTTTCTAGCCCTCCTTTTTGCCGAGATGGGACATAAAGTAACAGGCATAGACCTGTCCGAAGGAATGCTCGAAAAAGCAAAGCGTAACGCCGATAACATGGGCCTAGAAATTGATCTCTTCCATGGGGACGCGGAAAGCCTGCCTTTCGAAGATTGCTCTTTTGACCTGGTTGTGAACAAATACCTGCTCTGGACCCTCCAGGAGCCTTCCTATGCTGTTCGCGAATGGCAGCGAGTCCTTAAACCGGGAGGCATGATTTTTGCCATAGATGGCAACTGGTTTGATCCCCGTCCGGACAGGTACATCAAAAGGATGCTTTCCGAGTTGATAGAAAGCCTTGCGAAGAAAAAACAGTACAACCGGATTTTCAAGAACTCTTACGCTCCGATAAGGAATTCTCTTCCCCTCTATGAGAAAATAAGCCCGGAAAGTATCTCTCTTCTCTTTTCCGAAACAGGACTTGTGAACACTGCAATCAATCCTCTCCTAGAGGTGCGTAAGTTTCAAAGAAATCGGCACCCGTTTTCACAGAGGCTGTTTGAGAATAACTCCATATTTCTGATATCGGGGCAGAAAATTTAAGGATAAGCTTTAAAGTTCAAGGATAAGCTTTCTTTGTCCCTTCATATTTTTTAGTTGAATTTTTTCCATAAGATGCCCTGACATTTTTATTTCTTCACCGTTAACATTTTTTTATTATTTATGTTCATACGATCCTGACGATTTATACGGATTAGTTTTACATTTCTAATCAGGTTTTTTTTACTTGGTGCAACAAAACTTTTTAACATACATACATTTCGAAAATTGTAGAAAGCTTTTTATCTGGATCCGAAAAAATAAACGTTAAATTAAATTTGAATAAATAATTTTAGAAGTATAATAAAAGAACGATAAAGAGGCATATGATCTCATGAATAGTTTACTGAACGCTGAAGGCAACTCTCATTTAGTCCTATTCCGGGAATATGAGCCACAATTATGCAACATAAGATCACACATATTGCATTTTTACGACAATATTAAAAACCGTGATCTAAGTACAATTGCAGAATCAAATCTGAAAGAGCTCTATGAGATATTTTCCGAGCTAGATGAGCTGGGGCATCTGGACGTTGACAGCACGATTTGTGAGTTTGTGCTTCAGGACCCTGTAATTAGGGCCTTACTTCCTTCAGTCCATTCCAGCTACAGCAGTTATTTTAGCCTTCATGAAATCCAGCTTGCACGAAAAATTCTTGACAATGAAAACCCCTGGGAAATACTCGAATCCTTTTCCCTGTATCCGAGATATGAAAATCTGATCAACACCCAGTTCCAGAATTCCACCCGAATTAAAGTGCTGGCCTTTATAGGCTGTGGCCCCCTTCCTGTCACCCTGCTGCTATTCAGTAAACTGTACGGCATTCACTGCATTGGAATAGACAAAGACCCAGAAGCAGTAGCTCTGGCAAAAAGCTGTGTAAAGCACTTTGGTCTTGAAAAAGAAATCAGTATTATTGAAGGGGATGAGAATATGCTTTCGGAACTCGAATGGGACGCCGTGCTCATAGCAGCTCTTGCTGAACCGAAGCCGCGTATTTTCCAGAATCTCCATACAATAATCAAAAAGAAAAAATTCGAGAATGATAAGCCTATTTCCGTGTGTTACCGTAGCTATACGGGCATGAGGCAGCTATTCTACTGGCCTGTCCTTCCTGAGCATACCCGGGGTTTTCGGAAAATAAATGAAATAAACCCTTCCTGTGGGGCAAACAACACCCTCATCTTCCTGGAGTGTGAATAACATTCCAAAAATCGAGACTGCTTCCTTAATTGCCGAACTTCGGCAGATTTCTGCTCTGGTAAAGAGCTCTGGAGAAGAGGATATTCAGGAGGATTCCGCGAGTGAGCTGCAGGTACTATTTAACAGGCTGGATGAACTCGCAGCCCTGGAAGTAAATGAAAAGTCTATTGATACAATCCTTAAAAGTCCGGATTTTGATTTTCTGGTAGATTCAATTTCCCGATTCCGGTTTTTATACAATCTGAAACTTGAAAACGAAAAAGCAAAAAGCCTTCTTGAAAGCTCGGACCCGTGGGAAACTCTCCGGAATTTTACATTTTATTCGAACTACTTGCAGCTTGCCAGGACCGAATATACAGGTTCCGGTATAAAACCCGGAAATTGCATCCTATTTCTTGGAAGCGGCCCTCTCCCTCTGAGTCTGATAGTACTCTGCCACGAATACGGCCTTTTCGGAATCGGAATAGAGCAGGACGAAAAAAGGGCAAAGCTTTCGAGAGAGGTGATTGCCTGTCTCGGACTTTCCGAAAGCATCAAAATAGTTGAAGGAAACCACTTCAACCTACCCCTTGAAACCAGATGTTACCTTTATATGGTCGCCGCTCAGGCTGAACCCAAAAAGGAGGTGTTCGACCACCTGGCAAAAATTCTTCCCGGAGGAACTAAGGTCTCCTACCGCCTCTACGAAAAGGGACTCCGAAGAGTTATGGACGGGAGTTCCCTCTTTGAGCCGCCTTCAGGGTTTGAAGAATATCTCAGGGTTCAGCCGAAACCTCCAGTTAATAATACGGTTGTATTTCTTAAACGAAGATAAAAAGGCTCCAGAGACATTACAGTCTGATCCGAGGTTATAAATGAGGAGAAGGATGCGGAAAAAATTATTGATTTTTGTAATTTTTTTGGATACAACTAACAAGCATCTGAAGTACGATCGTATATTTAATATATTTATTCCAAAAAATATTATTTATTATTAATAAATTCTTATTTTGCATGTTATATTGAAAGAAAAATTTGTAACAGGGCAAATTCTACAGCTAATTTCAGAGGCTTGACGCTTTTGGAGGCTTTGGGCATTATAAGAAGACTTTCCTTGGGTAGAAGTCTTGACTTTGTGCCAAAAATATAAAATATCTTAAAAATGCACCTTCAAAATAAATGTCATAAATGTTTAAAATGTCATAAACGTTTATATCGTGTTACTGACGATATGTATAAATGACAAACAATGTTTATTTTTTAACAAAACTAGATACATTATGACTTACGCAGCTGAATCCTTGAAAACTTAAAATTATTCTGAAATGTAAAGAATAAATTCCAATAATGCCTGGAATTCTTTATATAAACCTGCCACTGCGTAAATCCTAAGTTGGAGAGATGGGGATGGGAACGAACAATAGGAGTTCTGGCATCGATATTATTGGAGACATTCACTGGGGAGTTCACCTGTGCCAGTTCTATCAAACCAAAGAAGATTTGATGGATATACTTGTTCCCTATTTTAAAGCAGGGTTGGAAGGTAACGAATTTTGTCTCTGGATCACGTCACAACCTCCCGATGTAGAAGAAGCAAAAAAAGCTTTGAGGAATTATTCCCCGGATATTGATGTTTATCTGGAGAAAGGTCAAATTGAAATCATTACCCGTACGCATTGGCTTCCTGAAGAGGGTACTTTTGATCTGGAGGGGCTATTAAACGGATTGGTCGGGAAACTTAACGAAGCTCTTGCCAATGGCTATGACGGTTTGAGATTGTCCGTGAATAATCCCTTGCTGGAAAAAGAAAACCGGAATGATATTGTTTACCTCAAAGAAAAACTGGATAACATCATAGAGAACTGCCAGATAATGGCGCTATGCACTTATTTTCTCGACAGGTACAGCGCAATCGAGATAATTGACATTGCAGTAAATCATCGATTCTCTTTGATAAAAAGAGAGGGTATATGGGAGCGGATAGGAAATCCCGGGTGCAGAAAAGTAGAAAAATCCGCTATTTGCGCTGTACAAAATGCAGAAGTTGAATCGAGAGAATCATACGATTATTTAGAAGAATTAGTTAAAGAGAGCACAATGCAGCTTGAAAAGGCTTACAAACGATTGAAAGAGAGTGAAATAGATCTTTCTGAAGCTCAAAAAATGGCTCATATTGGAAGCTGGAAATGGGATATTGTAAGTGATGAACTCTGCTGGTCTGATGAAATGTATCATATTTTTGGGTGTACTCCTGGAAAATCTGGTTTATCGCACAATGATGTTTTAACTCAATTACACCCCGACGATCGGGAATATGTGGATAATGCCGTTAAAAGAGCTTTAAAAGGAGACCCCTTTAGCATTGATCACAGGATCATCTCAGCTGATGGAGAAGAGCGCATAGTCCATTCACATGGAGAAGTTATTTTTGATGGAAAAAATACTCCCATTAGAATGAAGGGAACCCTCCAGGACATTACGGAGCGTACTAAAATTGAAGACTCGCTTATATTAAGCGAGGAAAGGTACCGTTCTTTTATACAGAACTTTACAGGGATTGCTTTTCAGCAAGACGAGGATCTCAACCTGGAGTTTGTAAAAGGGAACGTAGAAGAAATTACAGGGTACAGTGAAGAAGAATTAATATCTAAAAAGCGGTGGAGAAAAATTGTTGAGAAGGAAGATCTGCCTTTATTCCTCAAAAAAGAAAGAGAGATCAAAAATGCCCGCTCTCCACATTATGGGAAACTTAGCTACAGAATAAGGTGTAAGGACGAAAAAATAAAATGGGTGCATGAAGTATATCAGAAGATTCCGGGCAAGAATGGGAGGTCTGACAATCATCAGAGCACAATAACCGACGTCACCGAGAGAATAAAAGCAAAAGAAAACCTGGTGAAAATTGAGGATGCCAGGAAAAAAGAAATCCACCACAGAATAAAAAACAACTTACAGGTAATCTCTTCTCTTCTTGACCTTCAGGCTGAAAAGTTCAGTCATAAGAAGGCAGTTACTACTCCGGAAATTCTTGAAGCTTTCAGGGAAAGTCAGAACCGTGTAATCTCAATGTCCCTGATACACGAAGAACTCTATAAAGGAGAAGGAACCGATACTCTGGACTTTTCAGTATATCTCCAAAAATTGGCTGAAAATCTTCTCCAGACCTACAGCCTTTGTAGTAAAAATGTTCAACTGTTCCTGGATCTGGAAGAAAATGCCTTCTTCAATATGGATACCGCTGTCCCGTTAGGAATAATTGTTAACGAACTCGTTTCGAATTCTCTCAAACATGCCTTTACTGAAAAAGAGGGAGATATTCGAATCCGGCTTTGCAGGGAAAAACTGGATCCCGAAATAAACAAATCCCTTTTCAGCCTGATAATTTCAGATAATGGGAAAGGAATTTCTGAAAACGTAGCGTTAGAAAGTGTCGAATCCCTGGGCTTGCAGCTAGTAAATATCCTTGTTGATCAGGTTGATGGAGAAATAGAGCTTAAGAAAGTAGAGGGGACGAAATTCAGAATTACATTTTGGGTCACGGAAGATCATAAGCCCGGATAAAAAAAGTACCAGCTTCATCAAAACCCCTAAATTCTAAACAATCGTTGATTAATAACGGTTGATTTCAAGGGTCAATACAAAATAAGGTCTTTTTAATAACTATATCTCTCGGTTTCAGGGATTTAAGGCAGTAAGTCATTCAGACATAAAGATGAATATATAATATACAACCTGCACTCAGGAGCAGAAAAAGGACATCTGGGGTTCTGATTTTAGTCCTGTAATACGATTTTTCGTGCCCGCTTCCGTAGCCCCTGCAAAGCATGCTGATATAGGTCCTTTCTCCCTGCTCATAGGAGCGGATGAAGATTGAGCTCATGCTGTTTCCCACCTGCTCGATGACCCATTTCCTCGGCACATCTTTATTCCAGATGTCAAAGAGCCTTGTCTGCTGTGCAACCCTTATCCTTTTGAGGACGGACAAGAAAAGGAAGAGATAGCGCACCATCATGCTCAGAAGCAGCGTAAATTCCCTCGGGATGCCTATCCTGTCGGCTGCTGAAACCATATCTTTCAGCCGCGTGGTGGAAGAGAGTAGGACGATGGATGTTATGCAGACCAGAAATTTCGCAAGCAGAGAGCTCCCAAAGGCGAGTCCCTCATAGGTTATGCTAAGCCCGAAAGGCAGGTCAAGAGGGTAAACCGTATAATTTTCTATAAAGGCAGGTCTCAGGAAAGGCTGGATAAGGGCAATTCCAAGCCCGAAGGGTAAAATCGCAAGAATGCGGAGGAAAAAATACCTTAAATCCAGCCCGGCAACAAGCACAAGAACCAGCAAATAAACTTCTATGGCAAAAAGGCGAACCATATTATTCTCGTGAATCCTAGGCAGGCTAACCACGTAAATGATTATCGCAATCGAAAAAAGCAATTTTACCCGGGGATCAAGCCTGTGTATGGGACTGTTTTTGTAGGATTCACGTTCAATATCAGTGAGAGTTACCATTATAGATTCTCCGAGAAGGAGCCTTCTTTTCGGCTTTCAATCAATCCCACCGATTTTCTGTCCCGTACGAGCCGCAGGATCTCATCTCTGGCTTTTTCGGCTGTAATCTGTATGTTTACATCGAGTCCTTCCTGCTGGAGCATTTCGAATACTTCAGCCACTCTCGGAAGCCTGAGGTGAGCTTTCCCCAGTAGATTGGAATCGTTAAAGATCTCATCCGGGCTTCCATCAGCTTCAAGATTTCCATGGTGGAGTACGAAAACCCTTTCTGCAAAATAAGGAACGACATCCACGTCATGAGTGGAAAGAAGCAGGGTGATCCCAAGCTTCCGATTCATTTTCATAATCAACTCAAGGATGCGGGCAGAACTCAGAGGGTCAAGGCCTGCTGTCGGCTCGTCGAGCACGATAACTTCAGGACGCATGGCCAGGATGCCTGCAATTGCCACAAGTTTCTTCTGCCCCCCGCTCAGGTGGTGAGGGGCTCTTTCTTCAAAACCCGTAAGTCCCACCATTTCCAGGGCTTCCTTTACTCTCTTTTCAACCTCTACTCTGGACAGCCCCATATTGATAGGCCCAAAAGCTATGTCTTCTTCAACACTAGGAGCAAGCACCTGGTCATCGGGGTCCTGAAAAACTATGCCCACGGTCTCTCTGCACATCCGGACATTCTTTTTAGTAATTATTTCTCCTTTTACCTGGACCTCTCCGGAAAGAGGGCGCAGGATCCCGTTGAGGTGCTTAAAAAGAGTTGATTTTCCTGCCCCGTTAGCCCCGAGCACGGCAACTCTCTCCCCTTTAAATATTTTCAAGTTGATTTTATCAAGGGCGTTTGAATCAAGATGAGGATATCTATAGCAAAGGTCTTTGATTTCAAGGATAGG
This genomic interval carries:
- a CDS encoding class I SAM-dependent methyltransferase — translated: MCITIFSLLHGGIFIDCKEVIANYWNFRSSTYTNGVNGFDEEERTIWKQNFEKSLVSGKRLKVLDVGTGTGFLALLFAEMGHKVTGIDLSEGMLEKAKRNADNMGLEIDLFHGDAESLPFEDCSFDLVVNKYLLWTLQEPSYAVREWQRVLKPGGMIFAIDGNWFDPRPDRYIKRMLSELIESLAKKKQYNRIFKNSYAPIRNSLPLYEKISPESISLLFSETGLVNTAINPLLEVRKFQRNRHPFSQRLFENNSIFLISGQKI
- a CDS encoding MEDS domain-containing protein; the encoded protein is MGMGTNNRSSGIDIIGDIHWGVHLCQFYQTKEDLMDILVPYFKAGLEGNEFCLWITSQPPDVEEAKKALRNYSPDIDVYLEKGQIEIITRTHWLPEEGTFDLEGLLNGLVGKLNEALANGYDGLRLSVNNPLLEKENRNDIVYLKEKLDNIIENCQIMALCTYFLDRYSAIEIIDIAVNHRFSLIKREGIWERIGNPGCRKVEKSAICAVQNAEVESRESYDYLEELVKESTMQLEKAYKRLKESEIDLSEAQKMAHIGSWKWDIVSDELCWSDEMYHIFGCTPGKSGLSHNDVLTQLHPDDREYVDNAVKRALKGDPFSIDHRIISADGEERIVHSHGEVIFDGKNTPIRMKGTLQDITERTKIEDSLILSEERYRSFIQNFTGIAFQQDEDLNLEFVKGNVEEITGYSEEELISKKRWRKIVEKEDLPLFLKKEREIKNARSPHYGKLSYRIRCKDEKIKWVHEVYQKIPGKNGRSDNHQSTITDVTERIKAKENLVKIEDARKKEIHHRIKNNLQVISSLLDLQAEKFSHKKAVTTPEILEAFRESQNRVISMSLIHEELYKGEGTDTLDFSVYLQKLAENLLQTYSLCSKNVQLFLDLEENAFFNMDTAVPLGIIVNELVSNSLKHAFTEKEGDIRIRLCREKLDPEINKSLFSLIISDNGKGISENVALESVESLGLQLVNILVDQVDGEIELKKVEGTKFRITFWVTEDHKPG
- a CDS encoding nicotianamine synthase family protein → MHFYDNIKNRDLSTIAESNLKELYEIFSELDELGHLDVDSTICEFVLQDPVIRALLPSVHSSYSSYFSLHEIQLARKILDNENPWEILESFSLYPRYENLINTQFQNSTRIKVLAFIGCGPLPVTLLLFSKLYGIHCIGIDKDPEAVALAKSCVKHFGLEKEISIIEGDENMLSELEWDAVLIAALAEPKPRIFQNLHTIIKKKKFENDKPISVCYRSYTGMRQLFYWPVLPEHTRGFRKINEINPSCGANNTLIFLECE
- a CDS encoding PDGLE domain-containing protein; amino-acid sequence: MSGNSNMKFLYAGIAIALLLSVLAPFLASSDPDGLESAAGGIVEESKMSAIEEMEPAVSSPMPDYAIEGMGKSGEVLAIAVGTIAVLAISFGFGKVFNKKA
- the cbiM gene encoding cobalt transporter CbiM gives rise to the protein MPLSQAIVYWIIALPFIIMSMKWAKNDLDEMKVPVLAALAAGIFAIQAMNIPIGMGTSGHMVGATLVAIVFGSPLAGVLVLTLVLLVQGFAFGDGGITTMGANILNMGIISGFVGYYTYVALRKITGTSIAAFGGAWLGLFISAIVCAVQMWIAGTFPLVPGLIAMGTYHLIIGFVGEGLITAVVITAIAKSRPDLLEDDFTVKSEKSKKEAHA
- the cbiQ gene encoding cobalt ECF transporter T component CbiQ, whose protein sequence is MVTLTDIERESYKNSPIHRLDPRVKLLFSIAIIIYVVSLPRIHENNMVRLFAIEVYLLVLVLVAGLDLRYFFLRILAILPFGLGIALIQPFLRPAFIENYTVYPLDLPFGLSITYEGLAFGSSLLAKFLVCITSIVLLSSTTRLKDMVSAADRIGIPREFTLLLSMMVRYLFLFLSVLKRIRVAQQTRLFDIWNKDVPRKWVIEQVGNSMSSIFIRSYEQGERTYISMLCRGYGSGHEKSYYRTKIRTPDVLFLLLSAGCILYIHLYV
- a CDS encoding nicotianamine synthase family protein translates to MGQTTPSSSWSVNNIPKIETASLIAELRQISALVKSSGEEDIQEDSASELQVLFNRLDELAALEVNEKSIDTILKSPDFDFLVDSISRFRFLYNLKLENEKAKSLLESSDPWETLRNFTFYSNYLQLARTEYTGSGIKPGNCILFLGSGPLPLSLIVLCHEYGLFGIGIEQDEKRAKLSREVIACLGLSESIKIVEGNHFNLPLETRCYLYMVAAQAEPKKEVFDHLAKILPGGTKVSYRLYEKGLRRVMDGSSLFEPPSGFEEYLRVQPKPPVNNTVVFLKRR
- a CDS encoding ATP-binding cassette domain-containing protein is translated as MITPKTKTSLEEVNRASETSVIPILEIKDLCYRYPHLDSNALDKINLKIFKGERVAVLGANGAGKSTLFKHLNGILRPLSGEVQVKGEIITKKNVRMCRETVGIVFQDPDDQVLAPSVEEDIAFGPINMGLSRVEVEKRVKEALEMVGLTGFEERAPHHLSGGQKKLVAIAGILAMRPEVIVLDEPTAGLDPLSSARILELIMKMNRKLGITLLLSTHDVDVVPYFAERVFVLHHGNLEADGSPDEIFNDSNLLGKAHLRLPRVAEVFEMLQQEGLDVNIQITAEKARDEILRLVRDRKSVGLIESRKEGSFSENL